Proteins encoded together in one Miscanthus floridulus cultivar M001 chromosome 16, ASM1932011v1, whole genome shotgun sequence window:
- the LOC136513797 gene encoding glutathione S-transferase 4-like produces the protein MATPAVKVYGWAISPFVSRALLALEEAGVDYELVPMSRQAGDHHRPEHLARNPFGKVPVLEDGDLTLFESRAIARHVLRKHKPELLGTGSLEQVAMVDIWLEVEAHQLSPLVLAIVLECIVAPFYGRERNQAIVDENVEKLKNVLEVYEARLSQSKYLAGDFLSLAELSHFTMMHYLMATEYATLVEELPHVSAWWEGLATRPAAKKVAEFMPVGTRAPKKQE, from the exons ATGGCTACGCCGGCGGTGAAGGTGTACGGGTGGGCTATCTCGCCGTTCGTGTCGCGGGCTCTGCTGGCGCTTGAGGAGGCCGGCGTCGACTACGAGCTCGTCCCCATGAGCCGCCAGGCCGGCGACCACCACCGCCCGGAGCACCTCGCCAGGAAC CCTTTCGGGAAGGTGCCGGTGCTCGAGGACGGCGACCTCACGCTCTTCG AATCCCGTGCGATCGCGAGGCACGTTCTGCGCAAGCACAAGCCAGAGCTCTTGGGCACCGGCAGCCTGGAGCAGGTGGCCATGGTAGACATATGGCTTGAAGTGGAGGCCCACCAGTTGAGCCCGTTGGTGCTCGCCATCGTGCTGGAGTGCATCGTCGCGCCGTTCTACGGTCGCGAGCGCAACCAAGCGATCGTCGACGAGAATGTGGAGAAGCTCAAGAACGTGCTCGAGGTGTACGAGGCGCGGCTGAGCCAAAGCAAGTACCTCGCTGGCGACTTCCTTAGCCTCGCCGAGCTCAGCCACTTCACCATGATGCACTACCTTATGGCCACCGAGTACGCCACGCTGGTCGAGGAATTGCCGCATGTCAGCGCCTGGTGGGAGGGCCTTGCCACGCGCCCAGCGGCGAAAAAGGTCGCGGAGTTCATGCCGGTCGGCACCAGGGCACCTAAGAAACAGGAGTGA